One Oryza sativa Japonica Group chromosome 8, ASM3414082v1 DNA window includes the following coding sequences:
- the LOC4345807 gene encoding bZIP transcription factor TRAB1 translates to MDLKDGGGSERRGAAAGAGAGAAPLARQGSIYSLTFDEFQSTLGGMGGGLGKDFGSMNMDELLRSIWTAEESQAMASASAAAAAAEGGLQRQGSLTLPRTLSVKTVDEVWRDLEREASPGAAAADGGGGGGEQQQPRRQPTLGEMTLEEFLVRAGVVRENTAAAAAMVAAAAAPPVAPRSIPAVNNSSIFFGNYGGVNDAAAAAAGAMGFSPVGIGDPTMGNRLMSGVAGIGGGAITVAPVDTSVGQMDSAGKGDGDLSSPMAPVPYPFEGVIRGRRSGGNVEKVVERRQRRMIKNRESAARSRARKQAYTMELEAEVQKLKEQNMELQKKQEEIMEMQKNFFPEMQKNQVLEAVNNPYGQKKRCLRRTLTGPW, encoded by the exons atggATCTGAAGGATGGCGGGGGGTCGGAgaggaggggggcggcggcgggtgcgggtGCGGGTGCGGCGCCGCTGGCGAGGCAGGGGTCGATCTACTCACTGACGTTCGACGAGTTCCAGAGCACGCTGGGAGGGATGGGGGGAGGGCTCGGGAAGGATTTCGGGTCGATGAACATGGACGAGCTGCTGCGGAGCATCTGGACGGCGGAGGAGAGCCAAGcgatggcgtcggcgtcggcggcggcggcggcggcggaggggggccTGCAGAGGCAGGGGTCGCTCACCCTGCCGCGCACTCTCAGCGTCAAGACGGTGGACGAGGTGTGGCGGGACTTAGAGCGAGAGGCGTCGCCGGGGGCGGCTgctgctgacggcggcggcggcggcggggagcagcagcagcccagGCGGCAGCCGACGCTCGGGGAGATGACGCTGGAGGAGTTCCTGGTCAGGGCCGGGGTCGTCAGAGAGAATACCGCTGCGGCGGCTGCTATGGTAGctgcggccgccgctccgccggtGGCTCCGCGGTCGATTCCGGCTGTCAACAACAGCTCCATCTTCTTCGGGAACTACGGAGGCGTCaatgatgctgctgctgccgctgctggtgCGATGGGTTTCTCACCGGTGGGGATTGGGGATCCGACCATGGGGAATAGGCTGATGTCCGGAGTGGCAGGGATTGGGGGTGGTGCGATCACTGTTGCTCCGGTGGATACATCAGTTGGACAAATGGATTCAGCGGGCAAGGGGGATGGGGACCTGTCATCACCGATGGCGCCGGTGCCGTACCCCTTTGAGGGGGTGataagggggaggaggagcggtggTAACGTGGAGAAGGTGGTGgagcggcggcagaggaggatGATCAAGAACAGGGAGTCAGCAGCTAGATCTCGTGCCCGGAAGCAG GCTTACACAATGGAGTTGGAAGCTGAAGTTCAGAAACTCAAGGAACAGAACATGGAATTGCAGAAGAAACAG GAGGAAATTATGGAAATGCAGAAAAATTTCTTCCCAGAAATGCAGAAAAATCAG GTATTAGAGGCGGTCAACAATCCTTACGGACAAAAGAAGCGTTGCCTAAGAAGAACATTGACAGGTCCCTGGTAA
- the LOC4345808 gene encoding uncharacterized protein, which produces MVDVDRRMAGLSPAAHAAGLRRLSTRAAAGPSSASASPRHGLHSFHALAGAVLSHLRASGVAVLPGLSDAELARAEAEMGFAFPPDLRAVLAMGLPSGPGFPDWRTRAGLRSAFDLPIAAASLQIARGALWPRCWGPRPADPDRALRLARSSIRRAPLLVPLFDRCFLPCRPCLAGNPIFFVTDDRVLCCGLDILHFFTRDSSFQPLDLRPPSSSSSVAPSSGEATPYMRRSLDAACGGKAPRWIEFWSDAASDRRRRDSSSSEASTASSSSGCASPPARRSRTPHWVDTYLDRLGSVLKSGGWRDTEVNEMVEVTASGLFDGEEAPAVDADAVLDALLLKADRCSDSLRRAGWSSEDVSDALGLDLRRCKERPRPAVQLPPEIAVKVERLAKSVARR; this is translated from the coding sequence atggtggaCGTGGACCGCCGGATGGCCGGCCTGTCcccggcggcgcacgcggcggGGCTGCGGCGGCTGtccacgcgcgccgccgcggggccctcgtcggcgtcggcctcgccgcgcCACGGGCTCCACTCGTTCCACGCGCTGGCGGGCGCGGTGCTGTCGCACCTCAGGGCGTCCGGGGTGGCCGTGCTCCCGGGGCTGTCCGACGCGGAGCTGGCGCGCGCCGAGGCCGAGATGGGGTTCGCGTTCCCGCCCGACCTGCGCGCGGTGCTCGCCATGGGCCTCCCGTCGGGTCCCGGGTTCCCGGACTGGCGGACGCGCGCCGGGCTCCGGTCGGCGTTCGACCTGCCCatcgcggcggcgtcgctgcaGATCGCGCGTGGCGCGCTGTGGCCGCGGTGCTGGGGGCCGAGGCCCGCCGACCCCGACAGGGCGCTCCGGCTCGCGCGCTCCTCcatccgccgcgcgccgctgcttGTGCCGCTCTTCGACCGCTGCTTCCTGCCCTGCCGCCCCTGCCTCGCCGGGAACCCCATCTTCTTCGTCACCGACGACCGGGTGCTCTGCTGTGGCCTCGACATCCTACACTTCTTCACGCGAGACTCCTCGTTCCAGCCGCTCGACCTCCGCcccccctcgtcgtcgtcgtcggtcgccCCGTCCTCCGGCGAGGCGACGCCGTACATGCGCCGCAGCCTCGACGCGGCTTGCGGCGGGAAAGCCCCACGCTGGATCGAGTTCTGGAGCGACGCCGCGTCCGACCGGCGCCGCCGTGACTCGTCCTCCTCGGAGGCCTCGACCGCGTCGTCGTCATCCGggtgcgcgtcgccgccggcgaggagatcGAGGACCCCGCACTGGGTCGACACCTACCTGGACAGGCTCGGGTCAGTCCTCAAGAGCGGCGGGTGGAGGGACACGGAGGTGAATGAGATGGTCGAGGTGACGGCCTCCGGTCTgttcgacggcgaggaggcgccggcggTGGACGCCGACGCGGTGCTCGACGCGCTCCTCCTGAAGGCCGACAGGTGCTCGGACTCGCTCCGCCGTGCCGGGTGGAGCTCCGAGGACGTGTCCGACGCGCTGGGGCTCGACCTCCGGCGATGCAAGGAGCGGCCGCGGCCCGCCGTTCAGCTACCGCCGGAGATCGCCGTCAAGGTGGAGCGGCTCGCGAAGTCGGTAGCTAGGCGGTga